The Euphorbia lathyris chromosome 3, ddEupLath1.1, whole genome shotgun sequence genome contains a region encoding:
- the LOC136221990 gene encoding pentatricopeptide repeat-containing protein At1g20230-like: MISRPNTYRPLHRTLALIKTCLHSGDLQRARYLFDKIPEPDLRSWTIFISTHVQHGFPKEALEIYRTLLARKIHPDELVLLSLAKACAVSADLSQAKEIHSDAIRFGFNKHLLLGNALIDMYGKCKFIDGARRVFDDMVVKDVVSWTSMASCYVSCGMSREGLLAVRDMSLNGVRPNSLTLSSTLPACGILKDLKCGREIHGFSLRNAIEGNVFVNSALVNMYATCLSLKQARLVFDSLPRHSRDIVSWNAILTAHFLNKECDEALALFYQMRRNGIQFNHASWNAVISGCVHNARNELALTMFHKMKNSGFKPNQITIVSALPACTNMESINCGKQIHGYALRHWFVEDITIATALLLLYAKCGELELARAVFYSMPKKDMVTWNTMIFANSMHGNGEEALTLFHQMLHSGVKPNSVTFIGVLSGCSHSQLVDQGIHIFNSMSCEHSIRPDRDHYSCMVDVLSRAGRLIQAYEFIQKMPIEPSAAAWGALLGGCRVYKNVELGKIAASRLFEIEPDNSGNYALYFNILVSAKMWVEASETRKVMKDKGITKTPGRSWVQVKNRTYSFAAGEKSNKQSDEMYEFLNVMEEKMRSAGYQPNTDFVLQNVDRQEGEESLCNHSERLAVAFGILNSSGKSSIRVFKNLRICGDCHNVIKFIAKVVDMKIVVRDCFRFHHFKDGYCSCRDFW, translated from the coding sequence ATGATATCAAGGCCAAACACATATCGCCCACTTCACCGGACCCTCGCACTGATCAAAACATGTTTGCACTCCGGTGACTTACAACGTGCGCGCTATTTGTTCGATAAAATTCCCGAACCAGACCTGCGTTCATGGACCATTTTCATTTCAACTCACGTTCAGCATGGCTTCCCTAAGGAAGCCCTAGAAATTTACAGAACATTGCTGGCACGCAAAATACATCCAGATGAATTGGTTTTACTATCATTAGCTAAGGCGTGTGCTGTATCTGCTGATCTTTCCCAAGCCAAGGAAATACATAGTGATGCGATTCGATTTGGGTTCAATAAACATCTTTTGTTGGGTAATGCTTTGATTGATATGTATGGAAAATGTAAGTTTATTGATGGAGCAAGACGTGTTTTTGATGATATGGTGGTTAAAGATGTGGTTTCTTGGACTTCAATGGCTTCTTGTTATGTCAGTTGTGGTATGTCTAGAGAAGGTCTATTGGCTGTGAGGGATATGAGTTTGAATGGGGTGAGGCCTAACTCATTGACATTGTCTTCGACTTTACCTGCTTGTGGAATTTTGAAGGATTTGAAATGTGGAAGAGAAATTCATGGGTTCAGTTTGAGGAACGCAATTGAAGGAAATGTATTTGTGAATAGCGCACTTGTAAATATGTATGCTACTTGTTTAAGCCTTAAACAAGCTAGGCTTGTATTCGATAGCCTGCCTAGGCATAGCCGAGACATTGTATCGTGGAATGCAATATTAACTGCACacttcttgaataaggaatgtGATGAAGCTCTTGCTTTGTTTTATCAAATGAGGAGAAACGGTATCCAATTCAATCATGCTTCATGGAATGCTGTAATCAGTGGTTGTGTGCACAACGCCCGAAACGAACTGGCATTGACTATGTTCCATAAAATGAAGAATTCAGGCTTCAAACCCAATCAAATCACAATTGTTAGTGCCTTACCTGCTTGTACAAATATGGAAAGCATAAACTGTGGCAAACAGATCCATGGTTATGCGCTTAGGCATTGGTTTGTTGAGGACATAACAATTGCAACAGCTCTCCTTTTGCTGTATGCTAAGTGTGGTGAATTGGAACTTGCAAGAGCAGTCTTCTATTCAATGCCAAAAAAGGATATGGTTACTTGGAACACCATGATCTTTGCTAATTCAATGCACGGAAATGGAGAAGAAGCATTGACGCTCTTCCACCAAATGTTACACAGCGGGGTTAAGCCCAATTCTGTTACATTCATCGGTGTCTTATCTGGCTGTAGCCATTCTCAGCTGGTTGATCAAGGCATTCACATTTTCAATTCCATGAGTTGTGAACATTCAATTAGGCCTGACAGAGATCATTACTCATGCATGGTTGATGTACTAAGCCGAGCTGGTAGACTGATACAGGCATATGAGTTCATACAAAAAATGCCTATAGAACCAAGTGCAGCTGCCTGGGGTGCATTGCTTGGTGGTTGTAGAGTGTACAAGAACGTGGAGTTAGGGAAAATAGCAGCAAGTCGGCTGTTTGAGATTGAACCGGACAACTCTGGGAACTATGCTTTATACTTCAACATTTTGGTTAGTGCTAAAATGTGGGTTGAAGCTTCTGAAACTAGAAAAGTGATGAAAGACAAAGGAATTACAAAGACACCAGGGCGAAGTTGGGTACAAGTGAAAAATAGAACATATTCATTTGCTGCTGGAGAGAAGAGTAATAAACAGAGTGATGAGATGTATGAGTTTTTGAATGTTATGGAAGAGAAAATGAGATCAGCCGGATATCAGCCCAACACTGATTTTGTTCTGCAGAATGTAGACAGACAGGAAGGAGAAGAAAGTCTCTGTAACCATAGTGAAAGGCTGGCAGTTGCTTTTGGGATACTAAATTCGAGTGGGAAATCATCGATTCGGGTGTTCAAGAATTTGAGAATATGTGGTGACTGCCATAATGTGATTAAGTTTATAGCCAAAGTAGTTGACATGAAAATTGTTGTCAGAGATTGCTTTAGATTTCACCATTTCAAGGATGGATATTGCTCCTGTCGTGATTTTTGGTGA
- the LOC136222238 gene encoding uncharacterized protein — MWAASCLASCCAACACDACRTVVSGISRRSARIAYCGLFALSLIVSWILREVAAPLMEKLPWINHFQKTPDREWFETDAVLRVSLGNFLFFSILAILMVGVKTQKDPRDGLHHGGWMMKIICWFILVIFMFFLPNEIVSFYESVSTFGAGMFLLVQVVLLLDFVHGWNDKWVGYDEQFWYVALFVVSLVCYLATFVFSGFLFHWFTPSGQDCGLNTFFIIMTLIFVFIFAIVALHPAVSGSILPASVISFYCMYLCYSGLSSEPREYECNGLHKHSQAVSTGSLSIGLITTVLSVVYSAVRAGSSTTLLSPPSSPRAGKPLLPLENKTEADHEEEKAKPVTYSYAFFHIIFSLASMYSAMLLTGWSTSVGESGKLVDVGWPSVWVRIVTGWATAALYLWSLVAPIFFPEREF, encoded by the exons ATGTGGGCGGCTTCTTGCCTTGCGTCCTGCTGTGCAGCATGCGCCTGTGATGCCTGCCGCACAGTGGTGTCAGGTATAAGCAGGCGGTCTGCCAGGATTGCGTACTGTGGTCTCTTTGCTCTGTCTCTTATTGTTTCCTGGATCCTTCGTGAAGTTGCTGCTCCTCTCATGGAGAAGCTTCCTT GGATCAATCACTTCCAGAAAACACCAGATAGGGAGTGGTTTGAAACTGATGCAGTACTGCGTGTTAGCTTGGGGAATTTCTTGTTCTTCTCTATTTTGGCAATTTTAATGGTTGGTGTAAAGACTCAGAAGGATCCTCGTGATGGATTGCATCATGGTGGATGGATGATGAAAATTATCTGCTGGTTCATTTTGGTGATCTTTATGTTTTTCCTTCCAAATGAGATTGTCAGCTTCTATG AGTCTGTATCCACATTTGGCGCAGGAATGTTCCTTCTTGTTCAAGTTGTGCTTCTGTTAGATTTTGTTCATGGATGGAATGACAAATGGGTTGGATATGATGAACAATTTTG GTATGTTGCTCTTTTTGTTGTTTCACTTGTTTGTTATCTGGCAACATTTGTCTTTTCCGGATTTCTCTTCCATTGGTTCACACCATCTGGACAAGACTGTGGGCTAAACACATTCTTCATCATTATGACGCTGatttttgtgtttatttttGCGATTGTTGCACTGCACCCTGCT GTGAGTGGAAGCATTCTGCCAGCTTCTGTCATTTCCTTCTACTGCATGTACCTATGTTACAGCGGACTTTCTAGTGAACCAAGAGAATATGAATGCAATGGTCTGCACAAACATTCACAAGCTGTTTCCACCGGTAGCCTTTCCATTGGCCTGATTACAACTGTTCTGTCTGTTGTATATTCTGCCGTACGAGCTGGTTCCTCTACAACACTTTTGTCCCCACCAAGCTCACCCCGTGCAG GGAAACCCTTACTGCCATTGGAAAACAAGACAGAGGCGGACCATGAAGAGGAGAAAGCTAAGCCAGTCACATATTCATATGCCTTCTTCCACATAATATTTTCTCTTGCTAGTATGTATTCAGCAATGCTTTTGACTGGGTGGTCGACCTCGGTTGGGGAGAGTGGAAAGTTGGTCGATGTGGGGTGGCCTTCCGTGTGGGTTCGTATTGTTACTGGCTGGGCAACTGCAGCTCTCTACCTTTGGTCTCTGGTTGCACCTATTTTCTTTCCAGAGAGGGAATTCTGA
- the LOC136222700 gene encoding wall-associated receptor kinase-like 8 — translation MRMRMGMGILVPLFVLVQVSALQSCQRECGNVEIQYPFGIGSNCSLNEWFKVSCDKSSTNRSRPLLSVINLEIMRISYGNSKIRVKTPIISSNCLGIHPGRPVNLTQTSFTIASSNKFTVVGCNSRALLTSAEPDIVGCAPTCDKNLRPEGRDPPCSGNICCQTSIPHFLQVFKPRFDDDDQKQDESCKLAFISDKKWLGSNVTSTSSIVGKWKYVPMSLDWKIDASLSNIGINKKTTRVGDIRYYNGYNFPYPNNTRLLCRQGYAGNPYLFHGCKDVDECMNPKIRSLCSGTCVNTLGSYTCQPSKSWIIISALSVGFGALSMVIIAWWLRRFIKKRKIIQQKKKFFKKNGGLLLQQHLCSDEKIKIFTSKELQRATDHFNDNRIIGQGGQGTVYKGMLADGRIVAVKKSIKLDEPKLNQFINEVVILSQIRHRNIVKLLGCCLETQVPILVYEFIPNGTLYDFLHYQTQDFQLSWKPRLDIAIQVSGALSYLHSAASIPIYHRDIKSRNILLDEKYRAKVSDFGVSRLISIDQTHLMTDVQGTFGYLDPEYFQSNRFTEKSDVYSFGVVLVELLTGQEPISTSKSGGCTGLAASFIVSMEQGKLDHLLDPRIIGNSCKDVEQVKAVANLAIRCLNLNGKLRPTMKEVTVELEGLRAILEDHKINLEKEDAEVGTEITTECLQTLAHSRPQVPKGKKTEATEGTEAAKPIKGKKRKAEEPKSPEPKSPKDVTKMPLKKKPTIRVKALTPHSLAVAVPEDSHFLKSQGMATEVTPISTSALGQQAPAVHSIPSTTDQHDEPIHTEEEPAQQNQSPPPQSSASIPSSSSKHKHHQSSREKRYAPFFTIYPPTQGFHDDNPFIDDGES, via the exons ATGAGAATGAGAATGGGAATGGGAATTTTAGTCCCTTTGTTTGTACTAGTCCAAGTATCAGCATTGCAGAGTTGCCAACGTGAATGTGGGAACGTAGAAATCCAGTATCCATTTGGAATCGGATCAAATTGTTCTTTGAACGAATGGTTTAAGGTTAGCTGCGACAAAAGCAGCACCAACAGAAGCAGACCTCTTCTCTCTGTAATCAACCTTGAAATCATGCGTATCAGCTACGGAAACAGCAAGATCCGAGTTAAGACTCCAATTATATCCTCTAACTGTCTCGGAATTCACCCCGGACGGCCTGTCAATCTCACACAAACCTCTTTCACTATTGCATCATCCAATAAATTCACAGTTGTGGGGTGCAATAGTCGGGCTTTGCTAACTTCAGCAGAGCCTGATATTGTAGGGTGCGCACCAACATGCGACAAGAATCTTAGGCCGGAGGGACGAGATCCTCCTTGCTCCGGTAACATATGCTGCCAAACTTCAATTCCTCATTTTCTTCAAGTATTTAAACCCAGgtttgatgatgatgatcagaAGCAAGATGAGAGTTGCAAGCTTGCTTTTATATCAGACAAGAAGTGGTTGGGGAGTAACGTGACAAGTACTTCTTCTATCGTTGGAAAATGGAAATATGTTCCAATGAGTTTGGATTGGAAGATCGATGCTTCATTGTCTAATATTGGAATTAATAAGAAAACAACAAGAGTTGGTGATATAAGATACTATAATGGCTATAATTTCCCTTATCCAAACAACACTCGCTTGTTGTGCAGACAAGGCTACGCTGGAAATCCTTATCTCTTTCATGGCTGCAAAG ATGTTGATGAATGCATGAACCCTAAAATACGAAGTCTATGCAGTGGAACATGCGTGAATACTCTAGGCTCATACACATGCCAACCCAGCAAATCTTGGATTATCATTTCAG CTTTGAGCGTGGGTTTTGGAGCATTGAGCATGGTAATTATTGCATGGTGGTTGCGCAGATTtatcaagaaaagaaaaatcatcCAACAGAAGAAGAAATTCTTCAAGAAGAATGGAGGTTTATTGTTGCAACAGCATTTATGCTCAGatgaaaaaatcaaaatattcaCTTCAAAGGAATTACAGAGAGCAACAGATCATTTTAATGACAATAGAATCATTGGTCAAGGAGGCCAAGGCACTGTTTACAAAGGAATGTTGGCCGATGGAAGAATCGTTGCAGTCAAAAAATCCATCAAGCTAGATGAACCAAAACTCAATCAATTCATTAACGAGGTTGTAATTCTTTCACAAATTAGACACAGAAACATTGTAAAGCTACTCGGTTGCTGCTTGGAAACACAGGTTCCTATACTCGTCTATGAGTTCATTCCCAATGGAACCCTTTACGACTTTCTCCATTACCAAACTCAAGACTTCCAACTATCTTGGAAACCGCGGCTGGACATTGCAATACAAGTTTCGGGGGCCCTTTCCTACTTGCATTCAGCTGCATCTATTCCGATTTATCACCGAGACATTAAGTCCAGAAACATACTATTGGATGAAAAATACAGAGCAAAAGTATCAGATTTTGGTGTTTCTAGGCTCATTTCTATTGATCAGACACATTTGATGACTGATGTACAAGGCACTTTTGGATACCTAGATCCTGAATATTTTCAATCTAACAGGTTTACAGAGAAAAGCGATGTTTATAGCTTCGGAGTTGTTCTTGTTGAGCTTTTGACTGGACAAGAACCGATATCTACTTCGAAATCGGGAGGATGTACTGGTTTAGCAGCAAGTTTCATTGTTTCAATGGAACAAGGGAAACTCGATCACCTACTTGATCCTCGAATTATTGGCAACAGTTGTAAAGATGTAGAACAAGTTAAAGCAGTTGCTAATCTTGCAATAAGATGTTTGAACTTGAATGGGAAGCTACGACCAACAATGAAGGAAGTGACTGTGGAGTTGGAAGGGCTTCG AGCTATTCTTGAGGACCACAAGATAAATCTTGAAAAAGAAGATGCTGAGGTTGGAACGGAGATCACAACTGAGTGTCTCCAAACTCTGGCACACAGCAGACCACAAGTGCCTAAGGGCAAGAAGACTGAGGCCACTGAGGGCACTGAAGCTGCCAAGCCCATCAAGGGAAAGAAACGCAAGGCTGAAGAGCCCAAATCTCCTGAGCCCAAGTCCCCCAAGGACGTCACTAAAATG CCTCTAAAGAAGAAACCGACTATAAGGGTCAAGGCATTGACACCTCATTCGCTGGCTGTTGCTGTACCTGAGGATTCTCACTTCCTCAAATCACAAGGGATGGCTACGGAGGTCACTCCCATTTCCACATCTGCTCTGGGTCAACAAGCCCCTGCTGTACACTCCATTCCATCCACCACTGATCAGCATGATGAACCAATCCACACCGAGGAGGAACCTGCTCAACAAAACCAATCTCCTCCTCCTCAATCATCAGCTTCTATcccttcttcctcttcaaaaCACAAACACCATCAGTCAAGCCGAGAAAAGAG GTATGCTCCATTTTTTACAATTTATCCTCCTACACAAGGTTTTCATGATGATAATCCTTTCATCGATGATGGAGAATCTTAA
- the LOC136223419 gene encoding uncharacterized protein has product MVLDLPSPHRRSPSFRKPFPRDELGSWSVLVQRHRFLLTALVLLVFLCTIYLYFAITLGETGSCSGLQGKQKAICRLEMAKSSVRGKMKF; this is encoded by the coding sequence ATGGTTCTTGACTTACCTTCTCCTCATCGGAGGTCACCATCATTCCGCAAACCATTCCCTCGAGATGAGTTGGGTAGTTGGTCAGTACTCGTTCAAAGGCATCGCTTCCTCTTAACAGCGTTGGTTCTTTTGGTTTTCTTATGCACTATCTATCTGTACTTTGCCATTACTTTGGGGGAAACTGGATCATGTTCTGGATTACAAGGGAAACAGAAAGCTATATGTCGCTTAGAGATGGCAAAGTCTTCAGTCCGAGGGAAAATGAAGTTTTGA